Proteins co-encoded in one Malus sylvestris chromosome 7, drMalSylv7.2, whole genome shotgun sequence genomic window:
- the LOC126628294 gene encoding ribosomal protein S14, mitochondrial-like, which produces MSVSKENANIRDHHRRLLAAKYELRRNLYKALCKDPSLPSDLREENRFKLSKLPRNSSFTRVRNRCIFSGRARAVYETFRMSRIVFRSLASKGMLNGVKKASW; this is translated from the coding sequence ATGTCAGTGTCTAAGGAAAATGCCAACATACGGGACCACCACCGCCGCTTGCTGGCGGCGAAATACGAGCTGCGACGGAACCTGTACAAGGCCCTCTGCAAGGACCCAAGCCTTCCCAGCGATCTGCGCGAGGAGAACCGCTTCAAGCTCTCCAAGCTGCCCCGTAACAGCTCCTTCACGCGCGTCAGGAACCGCTGCATCTTCTCCGGCCGCGCACGCGCCGTCTACGAGACCTTCCGTATGTCCCGTATCGTTTTCCGTTCTCTTGCCTCCAAAGGCATGCTCAATGGCGTGAAGAAA